From the Pirellulales bacterium genome, the window CGGCGGCGAGCTGCTCTCGACCACAGATCCTCTCAATCACACGTCCAGCGATGAATATGACTCGCGCTATCGCCTGGTGCAGACCACCGATGCCAACTCGGGCGTGACGCAAATCACGCTGGACCCGGCCGGCAACGAGACGAAGCTGGTCGACCCTGCGGGCAACGCGACCACGTGGACCTTCAGCCCGACGAATTTGCCGCTCACGGAAACCAACGCGCTCGGCACGACGACGACCACGTACAACCTTGATTCGCTGCCCAGCAGCATCCAGGATGCCGACGGCCGGGTCCGCGATTTCCTCTATAACAACGACCGGCAGTTGACGGCCGAGAACTGGATGAGCGGCACCACGATCGTGGCCACGATGGCTTATGGCTACGACCTGGCCGGAGAATTGACCACGGCCAGCGACCCGAACTCGGCATACGCCTTCGCCTTTAACGGCGACGGCTACGTCACGACCGTCGACAACAGCGGCACGCCCAACGTGCCGCACGTAGTACTCACGAACGGCTATGACCTGATGGGCGACCGCACCAGCCAGTCGGCCACGATCGCCGGGACGGCCGATTACCTGAACAGCTACGCCTTTAACGGCGACCAGCAACTGACCTCGGTCACGCAGCAGGACCAGAACGGCGGCAACGTGATCTCGCCCAAGGAGATCGACTACGACTACAACGCGCTCGGCCAAGTCACGGATACGTGGGCTTACAACACGCTCGGCGGCCCGCGCAGCGACGTGCTGCACGGAAAATATTCCTACGACACCGGCGACCGCCTGACCGGCCTGGCCTACACGTCGAACGCCGGAGCGACGACGATCGATAGCTTCGGCTACGGCTATGATGCGGCGAACAACGTCACCAGCTTCGCCAGCATCGACGGCACGGCCAGCTACGGCTATGACCCGACGAACCAACTTACATCGGCGACCTACACGACCGCCAGCGGCGGCCACCAACCGGCCAACGAGAGCTACTCGTTCGACAAGAACGGCAACCGGAATATGACCGGATACTCGGCCGGTTCCGACAACCTGATGACCAGCGACGGCACGTTCAATTACCAGCACGATGCCGACGGCAACACCACCGTCCGCACGCAGATCGCGTCGACCTACTCGACGCAGTACAAAAGGACCTACAGTTGGGACTATCGCAATCGGCTCACGGACGTCGAGTACTACGACAACAATGGCGTGCTGACCAAGCACGTCCATTACGTGTACGACGTGTTCGATCATCTTCTGGCCACCGAAGCCGACACCACCGGCAGCGGCACCTACAACGAGATCGAGCGTTACGTTCTCGACGTTTCGCCCGAAATCCCGGCGGCGGGAATGCCGGGCACGGCCCTCGCCCAGCCGCCGCTCGTGTTCGACGGCAGCGGCAACCTGATTCAGCGGAACCTTGTGGCGCCGAGTCCAGCGGGGGTGGACGCGGTCACTGCGCAGGAGGCGGTCTCTTCGCCCAACCAGGGCGGCGTCAACACCTGGGCGGCGGACGACAACCTCGGCACTCCGCACGACATCGTCAGCAACAGCGGCACGGTTCTGAATCACGTCGTCGACACCGTCTTTGGCGAGACGGCGTACCAGAGCAGCCCCACCGTGACGTGGTGGTCCGGCTTCGCCGGCGGTCACGTCGACCCGACCACCGGCCTTGTGAACAACTATCACCGCTGGTATGATCCGGACACCGGGCGGTGGATTAACGAGGATCCGGAGGGTTTTAATGCCGGCGACGCCAACTTGTCGCGCTACGTTGGGAACGACCCGGTCAACGCAGTCGACACGGCCGGGCTGCGCATCGACCCGTCTCCGCCCCCTGAGCCGCCCCCTCCTGACGTGCCGCCCGCGCTGACCCCGGACCAGCAGATGCAGCAGCAGGTGCAGGCGGCAAAAC encodes:
- a CDS encoding RHS repeat-associated core domain-containing protein, with amino-acid sequence GGELLSTTDPLNHTSSDEYDSRYRLVQTTDANSGVTQITLDPAGNETKLVDPAGNATTWTFSPTNLPLTETNALGTTTTTYNLDSLPSSIQDADGRVRDFLYNNDRQLTAENWMSGTTIVATMAYGYDLAGELTTASDPNSAYAFAFNGDGYVTTVDNSGTPNVPHVVLTNGYDLMGDRTSQSATIAGTADYLNSYAFNGDQQLTSVTQQDQNGGNVISPKEIDYDYNALGQVTDTWAYNTLGGPRSDVLHGKYSYDTGDRLTGLAYTSNAGATTIDSFGYGYDAANNVTSFASIDGTASYGYDPTNQLTSATYTTASGGHQPANESYSFDKNGNRNMTGYSAGSDNLMTSDGTFNYQHDADGNTTVRTQIASTYSTQYKRTYSWDYRNRLTDVEYYDNNGVLTKHVHYVYDVFDHLLATEADTTGSGTYNEIERYVLDVSPEIPAAGMPGTALAQPPLVFDGSGNLIQRNLVAPSPAGVDAVTAQEAVSSPNQGGVNTWAADDNLGTPHDIVSNSGTVLNHVVDTVFGETAYQSSPTVTWWSGFAGGHVDPTTGLVNNYHRWYDPDTGRWINEDPEGFNAGDANLSRYVGNDPVNAVDTAGLRIDPSPPPEPPPPDVPPALTPDQQMQQQVQAAKLALKKAMQRAEQQKQKGLQEIAIWEKQRQAEQELEKLRQQQAQQLMILLEALMK